The Rhizobium brockwellii genomic interval TTACCTACCATGGTCTGAAACACTCGAACGGGTCTGGCTTTCAGTTCTCAGACAATCGGGTGGAAGAGAGGCGCCTGCGTTCGCTGGAATAGTTCAACAGGCGTTGCTGACGGGAGCGCATTGGCCGGTTAGTCGTGACTAACCGCCTCAAGCGACTGAAATCACATCGGATTCACAGATGTTGACCAACGGTCTTCGTCGCCGCCAGGTTCTTCGAGTTGAGCGGCGCGCCGGCAATGAGCGCGCGGGCTTTTGAAAAGTCGACCCCGCGGTGCTTAAGCGTCCATCGTCGATAACTCGTGCATGAATACCCGCCTGTTCAATCGCGCCGAGCGTCTCTCTCAGGCGAGACACGGGGTTTCGAGCCTCGACAGTCGTGGCAAGCGCGAACCGCAATGCTCGGAACCCAAGGATTTCCGGATGGAAATTATTGGCGGAACCATGATGTGGCAACGTCATGACCGCAATTCGGTCATCAAAGCCTTCGAAAAACGTCCGCCATTGGCTGGCGCCATTTATCATGCCGAAGCGCGGCGTCGCCCGTGCCCAGCCAGCCGATGCCATCATGTGACCAGAAGAAGCGACCGTAGGGCGGTCCTTCGAGCGAGGAGCGCCATTGCCGGGATGGCTCGGTGTGGCTTGAGCTTGCGACGGCGCGTTGAGATAACGGCCCAGAGTAAAGTGACATCGAAATCGCATTGTGTCCTCCGGCAAAATGCCGGGTGTAGATTTCGACCAGCCGCTTGGCACTTTCCATAGAGCGTATGTGCTTAAGCAGCGATTTGGCGAGCTTTGCCTCGTCATTTCCCCGGAAATCAAGCACCTTTTTAATGTCCCTTAGAAACCGCCTTCGGGCGGGATCATTGACCGGATGGACATAGGGCAGGAGAACCCAATCGCCCCTGCGCCACGCGTCACCTGTAAAGGATTGCCACTCAAGCTGGAGATACGAGCCGGATGCAGCCACATAGGCGCCGTTTTGCGTCTCTCGCGCTGTCGGATCCGCAGGAGTGAGCTTTTCAGCGATCGGCCGGTGTGGGGCACGCAAGTAAGACGCCAGTCTGTTTGCCGACGAGCCTTTGGACGGAGCGTCATCAAATTGTATCCGGCGTCCAGCGGACGGGCCGTCGATCGGACCGTCCGGTTCCGCGCCAGAAGATGTGAAACAAAAAGCACGTCCGTCTTTCCGTCGCATGCTGCCGGGTAGAGCGACATTTCACTGTTGAAAGCGTCGCTTCGTTCCGAGCCGCAGTCATAGACATAGGAAAAGCTTGTGACGGGGCGCTCATTGGCAGAGCGCACGCCGTCGGGCGACCCCTCGACAGTCGAGATCAATCCGGAGTGAAAGCCGCCATGGCCGACCGGGTGCTGGGTACGTGTAATTTTTGCGTGTTGCATCTATGTCCGGATTTTTAGGGGTGAAGATCCTCGTTGGCAGTCGAGGGTCTATCGTTTGAGAAGCGATTGGGGTGGTGGTCGACGTCGGCTCAAGAGGAGATGGACGAGGTGTGCTGCATTTTTCTGCGGCCGAGAAGGCTCGCATGTATCTGCTCTGATTTTGTCGCGCCTGGCGTCGAGGAAGGGGAGGATGAAGACGCTCTGTTCGCTCACCGCCGGTTGCCTTTTTGCTTCAAACCTAGAAACGGTTCTGCGCCGTCATGCAATCATCCTCGCTCAGGGCTTCCAGCGGCCTACCGTCCAGACCATGGCGAACGGAATTGGGCCGGGCGCTCGCGAAATAATATCGCTTGGAGTGGACAAAGGCAGCAAGCGCGCGGCGCAACGTCGTGATGCCAACACCGGGTTTCAAAAGCGGGCGAATTTCCTCAAAGAGCCCGATAGCAAAGGGTCGGATAGGATCGCCTTGCCTTCCCGGTAGGATCCCGACCTGGCATACCAGCAAGGCGTTTATGGCGTCTGCTTTCCGGATGTCGATCTGCGAAGCTACGATCGGGCCGCGGCTGACTATCCAAGGTTTTGTCATAGGTTCCAACCCAATCTTTTCTTCCCCTGCGAGGCTGGGATCTACATCGTCTAAGCTGTTCTTGTTGCAGAATTGCATATTGCGGCAGCCGATCTCAAGGCACGACTGCGCTTCATCCGTCTGTTTGGTACAGACCAGTCTGCGCATGAGCTATGAAATGCTCGCCCTCGTCTCTGCGGGAGTGGCGGTCCTTGGCAGAATCCTCTATATTGCAAACATGAGCGACGAACAGACCATATCGAAATCCACCAAGTCGGCCGTTGAGAAAGTCCTCCGTGATCGCCTCGGCCAGGCAGGGTTTTCTGGCGCCGACATTCGGGCCGATCGAGACAGCGATGGCGATCCCATCCTGCTCGTTGACGTGAATTATGCCTATTCGGACAAGCCGATCAGTTCGAAACTCACTTACGGTCTTTCGACTGAGGTGCGAAAGGCTTTGAGCGCCCTTGGAGAGACGCGGTTTCCGCATATTCGGCATCATTTCGACGAACAGCAGAAGATCGCAAGCTAAGTGTCGAATGATTTAATCGCCACCGCTCGGCGGCTTGCCAAGGCCAGCCCCAAGCGTCCACGCCAGTCCGACCTCAAACGTGGTGTCAGTACAGCTTACTATGCGCTGTTTCATGCGCTGGCTCGCGATTGTGCCGATCTACTGGTGGGGACAGGCGATACGCGCAGTGAACCGGCATGGGCGCAAGTCTATCGGACTCTCGAGCACGGTGTCGCGAAAAATTCCTGCAAAGCAGCGGCAGCCCGCGGCTTTCCGGGCAGTATTGTCTCATTCGCCGATACGTTTGTCATCCTGCAGGAAGAACGTCATCGCGCCGATTACGACCCGCTTGCGCGTTATGTGCGGGCAGAAGTCCTCGTTCTAATCGACAACTGTGAGCAGGCAATCAGAGATCTTGCATCGGCGCCACGATCGGATCGCAAGGCATTCGCAGTATGGGTTCTGCTCCAGAGAAAAAGATAGCGCCGTTTTCCTGGAGCTGGTCAGGACGACGAACAGAACAAGAACATCGATGGATTGCGGACATAGGTCCTGTCTGGAAACGGTAACCTGAGTAGGTCTGGGGACGATGTCGCGCGCCCACCCTCGGGTGATAGGGAAGTGGCGAGAGCGGATTTCGCACACTGAGAGGCAGCCCGGGCCGCAAGGCCGTGGTGCTGCCGTTCGGCGTTGCTCCAATGGATGTCACAGACTGCCTAGCGGAGGTCTCGCATTCAGTGCGCTGCATGAGGGGTCAGGTGGAGGCGCGGGCACGGTTGACGGTGCGGCAGTGTTGGCAAAGCTGAAGCCAGGATGCGCCAGTCTTTATCCGAGGGGCTTCGATCCCCGACGCAGCATTACCGGGTCTTGACCGCAAGGGAAGCTTCGCTTGTCGAAGAGACGGTGGGACATGGTGGGGAGGCGATAGAGGGAGAGGAGGGAAGGGGAAAGCTGTGACGGATTGAGAGGGTTGGAGAGAGGCTCCGCCCGGTCCGTCATGGAGAAACCGACATGGCCCAGGCCATTCAGAAAATCACCCTCAGTGCAGCCCGGGATATTCCCTTCAACAAGCTGGTGCTCAGCCAGCAGAACGTCCGCAAGATCAAGGCAGGCGTCTCGATCGAGGACCTGGCGGAGGACATCGCCCATCGCGGGCTGCTCACCAGCCTCAACGTCCGCCCCGAACTCGACGACGATGGCAACGAGACGGGAAGTTATCGGATTCCGGCCGGCGGACGCCGTTATCGCGCCCTCGAGCGCCTTGTCGCGCAGAAGCGATTGGCCAAAACCGCCGGCGTTCCCTGCATCGTCAGCCAAGGCGAAACCCTCGAAGTCGAGGACTCGCTCGCCGAAAACGTCCAACGCGTCAGCCTTCATCCGCTCGATCAGTTCCGCGCCTTCCAGACCTTGCGCGAGCAGGGGCTTGGCGAAGAGGAGATCGCCGCGCGCTTCTTCGTTTCGGTCGCGACGGTCAGGCAGCGGCTTCGGTTGGCATCCGTCTCACCGCGGCTTCTCGATCTTTATGCCGAGGATGAGATGACGCTCGAACAGATCATGGCGTTCTCAATCACCAACGACCACGTTCGCCAGGAGCAAGTCTGGGACACGATCTCGCGTTCGCATAGCCGCGAGCCCTATTACGTCCGTCGGCTGCTGACCGAAACCGCAATCCGTGCCAGCGACCGCCGCGCCGTCTATGTCGGCATCGATGCCTACGAGGCCGCAGGCGGTGTGACCATGCGCGATCTGTTCGAGCAGGACCAGGGCGGCTGGCTGCAGGATCCGGCGCTGCTGGAGCAGCTTGTGATGGAAAAGCTCAAGGCTGACGCCGAGGCAATTCGGATAAGCGGGGGCTGGAAATGGGTCGAAGCCGCCTTCGACTTCCCTTACGGCCACACGTCCGGCCTGCGCCGCGTCTATGGCGAGCAGGCCGAAATGACTGAAGATGAACTGGCCCGCTATGACGCGACCCGCGCCGAATACGACAAGCTCGATGCAGAGTATGCGGAGGCAAACGAATACTCGGAAGCGACCGAACAGGAGCTCGAGGAACTCGGCAGCGAACTCGACCGGCTCAACGACCGGCCATTCGTCTTCGATCCTCAGGATATTGCTCGCGGCGGCGTCTTCGTGTCGCTCGGCGCCAGTGGCGAGATCAAGATCGAACGAGGCTTCGTGCGTCCCGAGGACGAGCCGCAGGCTGAGGTCGATCCGTCGACTGATGGCGGCGACGGTCGTGCCGATCATGGCAGTGCTCTTGCGGTAACCGGCGCGGCCGGCGGCGAGGACACCCAACCGGACGACGAGGACGAAGCGATCAAGCCGCTTCCGGACCGTCTGGTTCTCGATCTGACGGCGGCGCGCACCGTCGCGCTACGCAATGCGTTGGCAAACAATCCTGTCATCGCCTTTATCGGCGTGCTGCATGCCCTCGTCCTGAAGACCTTCTACGTCTATGGTTCCGATTCGTGCCTGGAGGTGACGCTGCAAAGCGCTCGCTTCAGCCAGACGCCCGGCCTCGGCGATACAGTCTGGGCGAAGGAGATCGATCAGCGGCACGATGGCTGGGGCCAGGATCTTCCCAAAGATCCAAACGATCTCTGGGATTTCCTGATCAAGCTCGACGAGGTCAGCCGCCAGGCATTGTTCGCGCATTGCACCTCCTTGTCGGTCAACGCGGTGATCGAACCCTGGAACAAGCGGGCTCGGGCGATTGCCCACGCTGAGCAGCTGGCCCGCTCGATCGGTTTCGACATGGTGGAAGCCGGTTGGACGTCGACCGCCGACAACTATCTCGGCCGCGTCACCAAGGCCCGCATCCTGCAGGCAGTTCGAGAAGCCAAGGGTGACCAGGCGGCGGAGCTGATTGGCCATCTCAAGAAGACCGACATGGCCCGCGAGGCCGAACGGCTGATGACAGGCAGCAGTTGGTTGCCTGAACCCCTTCGCATGATGGTCGAGGGAGGCACCATCGAACACAACGCTGTCGGAGACACCATCGGGTCCGACGAGGGCGAGACAATCTTCGAAGCTCAGGACCTACCGGTCTTCCTGCTCGATGAGCCGGAAACGTCGGACGACGACACCGGCGATACGGAGAGGGAGATCGGCGGCGAGCATCTCGCCGCCGCCGAATAGTGACCCGACTCAGCCTGACCCGATCGTCATTGCGGTCGGGTCCTTTTCCCAATAGCCCGGCCATCGCGCCGGGCTTTTCCGTTTCAGGAGGCACCTATGCCTGACTTCACCATCGAGACCACCTATCACCTGCCGGTCTTCCGGCATCGCACCCATTCCGCTGACACGCTGGACGCGGCCTGCCGTGCCGCTATCGAGGACGACACTTGGGATATCGCCGAGACGGACTTCGATTCCTCGGGCGCAATTCATGTCACCGGCATCTGGGACGGTGCACATGCGGCCTATGCGGGTCCGCCGATCCAGATCCCCCAGCAATTCAACGAACCTGTTCAGCGCCGGGCGCGTCACTTCGAGATCCTGCTCGGATTGCTGAAGATCCTGTTCGATGATGTCGGTGCTGCCCGGCCACGTCGCTCGATTGGCTCGCTCGATCTGCCTGGGCGATTACACGAGGAGAAGCCATTCTCGCCGGAGACCCGGATCCTGAAGAAGCCGGTCAATCCGCCAAAGCCTTCCCACGTCCTGGTCAGGCTGCAGGAGGGTGGTGTGCGCGACGCAATCACCGCGGTGCTCGAAGTCGACCCGAGCTTTAAGGGTTTAACATCCGAGGCGGTGACCGACGACGAGATCCATGCTGCATGCCTCTCTGTCGCCACCACGATGGATTTTTCCGACATGGTCGGGAACGCCGAATTCCAGGCGGCGCTCTTGGCAATCCGGTCGGCGCACCGCCGGCTGGCTTCCGATTGATTCCTCTTCCCAGCATCCTTCTCAACCTCGCCCGGCCATCGCGCCGGGTTTCTGCTTATAAGGAGACAGCTTATGACCACTCTCACCTCCAACAACCTGTCCGCCCGATCCGCCTTCAAGGTCGATATCTCCCGCGGCGAACGGATCGGCCGCGTTTCGTCCGAATGGTTTTCCCGTCCTGACGATGAACGCTTCCTGTCGCTGAGCGATCTCTACGACACCGTCCGGTCCCGCGCCGAACGCGCCCATGCCCGAACGATCGAAAGCGCTGCGATCCGCGTCGAAGCAACGCGCGACAATGCCGAGCGGCTTGAGCTTCTCGTTCCAGGTCAGCGCCAAACGATCGCACCGACCCACTGGAGCTACGGCCAGCTTTGCAGCCTCGTGGGTGCTCCCGCCACCTATATGCGGCAACTGCCGGCGCCGCTTGCGGCGATCAACCTGCAGCATGGCCTGCTCAATCACCGCGCCGAGCTCGTCAAGACGCTTGAGATGGATGACGGCCGGCTGGAACTGCGCGCGGTGACCGGACCGGAATACGGTCGCATCTGGGACCACGAACTGGTCTCAGCGGTGATGAAGATCGCCGGTAACGGGACCGGCGATACGATGTGGAAAGTACCGGGCGTTCTCGACTGGGCGACGATGTCCCACAATCCTTTCGTCGACATCACCAAGGACACGACGACGCTTTATGGCAGCGACCGCGACGTCTTCCTGTTTCTGGTTGACGACACCCATCCGATCGAAGCCGGACGCCTGCCGAACGGCGAGCCCGACCTCTATTTCCGCGGCTTCTACGCCTGGAACTCGGAAGTTGGATCGAAGACGCTCGGCATCGCCTCCTTCTATTTGCGAGCGGTCTGCGCCAACCGCAATCTCTGGGGCACGGAGAATTTCGAGGAAATCACCATCCGGCATTCGAAATTTGCTGCTCAGCGGTTCGCGCATGAAGCAGCACCCGCGCTGACCACCTTCGCCAATTCGTCGCCTGCGCCCTTCATCGCCGGCATCAGGGCGGCGCGCGAGCGGATCGTCGCGCGCGAGGACGACGACCGCGAAAACTTCCTGCGCCGGCGCGGATTTTCGAAAGGCGAGACCGGCAAGGTGATCGAGATGGTGCTGTCGGAGGAGGGACGGCCACCGGAGTCAGTCTTCGATTTCGTGCAGGGCATCACCGCGCTGGCGCGCACCAAGACCAATCAGGACACGCGTCTCGAACTCGAAGGCAAAGCGAAGAAGCTGCTCGAGAGCGCTGCCTGACATGTTCATGCGCCCCTGGCTCAGGCCCGGCCGCGTCTGCAAATCCCATCGTCGTCATCCCAGAGCCCGGTCAAGCGCCGGGCCTCATTTTGTCTGGAGCACCCAATGGCTATCCCCGATCATGCCCGCACAAACTTCGACACGCTGCTGCGCGCCGCAGCCGATGGCAATCTCGCTCTGTTGGAATGCCTCGATGCCGCTACACGCGAGCCGCGTTACGTGCTCTGCGCTGTCGGCCGCACCAATGGCGAATACGTCTTTACGCCATTCGGCCATCTCGCCGACGGCAATCCTTACGACGCCTATCTGCCACCTAATCCTGACGATTCGACGGGCTTCATCGTAAGCGCGACGACCTAATCCTGACGATCGCCAGCAGTTCAAGCTGGCGATCCCAATCCCTCCCTGGCTGCCCGATTTCGTTCCTCCGACCTTCGGCAGGACGCTGGGCTCCGCTGTTCTTTCCTCACTCTTGGAGCATCCTTCGATGAATATCATCTCGCATCCTCAGAACATTTCCACCACTCCACGATCTCACGTCGCAAGCAGCGCTGAAGGCCTCATGGACGCTGCTGCCCAAGTCATGTTTCTTTTGGAACGGGGCAAAACTGTCGCCACCACAGACTTGCGGCAAATCATGAACAAGATTTTCGGCGGCAGCGACGCCGAGGGCGCCTGGCTCTGGAAGGAGGCCTATGAGGCGACTGAAATCGCCCAGGTGCTGTTCCTCCGCAAATTCCGCGCGATCGTATCCGGAACCCAGTCGCCCCAAGCGACGCTAGCAATGCTGACGAAAGTGGCAAACCTCATGCCGACCCATACACGCCGATCCGAGGAGAGCCAGGCACGACAGCAATTCTCGACCCCGATCCCGCTTGCCTACGTCGTATCTCGTGCTGCCGGCGTCATAGCCGCTGACGTGGTGCTCGAGCCGTCGGCTGGGACCGGCATGATGGCGATCTTTGCGGAGCTTGCAGGCGCACGCTTGGCGCTCAACGAATATGCGGTGGTCCGGTACTCGCTGCTACAGCGGCTTTTCCCTGGCGTTCCGGTATCGCAGCACGATGCCGCGCATATCGACGATTACCTCGATCGTTCCATTCGACCGACCGTGGTGCTGATGAACCCGCCTTTCTCAGCCGGCGTTCACGTCGAAGGTCGCGTGGCAGATGCCGCCTGGCGGCATCTGGCCTCCGCATTCGCGCGCCTTGCTCCCGGTGGCCGACTTGTCGCGATCACCGGCGCGAGCCTCTCTCCCGACAATCCCGCATGGCGGGACGTTTTCGTGCGGCTGCAGGAGAAGGGTACGGTCCTGTTCACCGCAGCGATCGACGGGAGCATCTATGCCCGGCATGGAACGACGAAGGAAACGCGCCTGATCGTGATCGACAAGATCCAGGCGGGCGATCCTTCGAAGCTGGTGACGTCGAAGGGTACCGCGCACGATCTCGAAACACTGCTCACCTGGATCACCGGCCTTCCGCCCCGCGCGCCCGCGGCGGCGTCGAACTCCATCGGTGCGCTCTCCAACGGTAGCCTGCGCGCGGACACGATGCGTCCAGCAGCGGTTGCCGCCCCGGCGTATCGCCCCGCGGTCGGAGGACAGGCGCAGCCTGCAGCAACGGTCCGTCCGATACCCGTCGATGACGAGATCATCGAACTCTCCTACGAACTGCGGGACGCTCGGCCGAAGGATGAGGCAAACGCTGCTGACGGTATCTACGAGACCTACCGGCTGCAGTCGATCCACGTTCCCGACGCAAAACCTCATCCTGACACGCTGGTCGAATCGGTTGCGATGGCCTCGGTCGCACCGCCGAAGCCGAGCTATCGCCCGCACCTGCCGAAGCGCATCGTCACCAACGGTGATCTCTCCGACGCCCAGCTCGAAAGCGTCATCTATGCCGGCGAAGCCCATTCCCGTTACCTCGCTGGCCATTGGAGCGCCGATGCCTCCTTCGACAATCTCAAGGCTGTGGCGCCCGACGTTGAGGATGCCGTTCGTTTTCGCCGTGGGTGGTTTCTCGGCGACGGAACCGGGGCCGGCAAGGGCCGCCAGGCTGCCGGCATCATTCTCGACAACTGGCTGAAGGGCCGCCGTCGCCACGTCTGGATTTCCAAGTCAGACAAGCTGATCGAGGACGCGCAGCGCGACTGGAGCGCGTTGGGCCAAGAAAAGCTGCTGGTCACACCTCTGTCCCGTTTCCGGCAGGGCAAGCCGATCAAGCTGGAGGAAGGCATCCTCTTCACCACCTTTGCGACGCTGCGCAGCGATGAGCGCGAGGGCAAGCGATCACGGGTTCAGCAGATCGTCGACTGGTTAGGTCAAGAGGCGGGGAGCGGCAAAGACGGGACTGGAAATGCAAAGAGCTTCGATGGTGTTGTCGTCTTTGACGAAGGCCACGCCATGGCCAATGCCGCCGGCGGCAAGACTGAGCGCGGCGACAAGGCGGCATCGCAACAGGGCAGGGCGGGACTTCGCCTGCAACGTGCCGTTCCGGACGCCCGCGTCGTCTACGTCTCGGCAACCGGCGCAACAGACGTTGAATCCCTTGCTTATGCCGAACGACTCGGTCTCTGGGGCAGCAGCGACTTTCCCTTCCCGAGCCGCTCCGAGTTCATCGCGGCTATCGAGGATGGCGGTGTTGCGGCGATGGAAGTGCTGGCCCGAGACTTGAAGGCAATGGGTCTCTACGCATCGCGGTCGCTCTCCTTCGAGGGCGTCGAATATGAGATCCTCGAGCACGAGCTCACCGAGGAACAGATCCGCATCTACGACGCCTATGCCGAGGTGTTCCAGGTCATCCACAACCATCTCGATGCTGCCATGGAGGCGTCCGGCATAATCGGCAAAACCGGGACGTTGAACAGACAAGCCAAGGCGGCCGCACGTTCGGCCTTCGAGAGCTCGAAGCAGCGCTTCTTCAATCATCTCCTCACCAGCATGAAGACGCCGGCATTGCTCGCGGTGACCGCCGGGGATTTGGAGGACGGCCATGCCGCCATCATCCAGATCGTCTCGACGGGCGCGGCTTTGACCGAGCGCCGGCTGGCACAGATCCCGACCGAGGAATGGGGCGATCTGCAGGTCGACGTGACGCCGCGGGAATATGTCATCGACTACCTCATGCACTCCTTTCCCGTGCAGCTCTTCGAGGAATTCTCCGACGCTGAGGGCAATCTCAGCTCCCGGCCTGTTCATGACGCAAACGGCAACCCAGTGATCTGCCGGGAGGCCGAACGCCGCCGCGACGAACTGGTCGAAACCTTGGGCAGCCTGGCGGCGATCCCGACGGCTCTCGACCAGATCGTCCAGCACTTCGGCACCAGCCAGGTCGCCGAGATCACCGGCCGCTCGCGCCGCATCGTTCGCCGCGAAGACGGCAGCACGATCGCCCGCTATGCCGTGCAGAACCGGCCGGGCAGCGCCAATCTCGACGAGGCCCGCGCCTTCATGGACGACGAGAAAGGCATTCTCGTCTTCAGCGACGCCGGCGGGACCGGCAGATCCTATCACGCCGATCTCACGGCAAAAAATCAGCGCCTGCGTCTCCACAACCTTCTGGAAGCCGGGTGGCGCGCCGACGTGGCGATCCAAGGCCTCGGGCGCAGCCATCGCACCAACCAGAAACAGCCGCCGCGCTTCCGGATGATTGCTACCAACGTCAAGGCGGAGAGGCGGTTCTTGTCGACCATCGCCCGGCGTCTCGACACGCTTGGCGCCATCACCCGTGGCCAGCGTCAGACCGGCGGGCAGGGCATGTTTCGCAGCGAAGACAATCTTGAATCCCAATATGCCCGCGACGCGCTGCGGCAATTCTACGGACTGCTGCATGCTGGCAGGATCGAAGGCTGCTCGCTGGAAACGTTCGAAAGCATCACCGGCCTGTCGCTGACATCAGAGGAGGGCGGATTGAAGGATGAGCTGCCACCCATCCAGACCTTCCTCAATCGCATGCTGGCGCTGACCATCACCATGCAGAACGTGCTGTTCGAGGCCTTCGAGCAGCTGCTCGCCGCCCGCATCGAGGGGGCGATTGCTGCCGGCATTTACGACAAGGGCCTGGAGACGATCACCGCAGACAGCATGACGGTCACCGACCGCCGGCTGATCTACACGCATCCGGTCACCGGCGCGCGGTCGCATCTCTTGACCATCGAGCGCAGGGATCGCAATGCGCCGATGCAGCTCGAGGACGTTCAGACCCTTGTGAGCCAGGATCCGCGCGCGAAGCTGATGATCAACGGCAAGTCGGGCCGGGCAGCCGTGACGGTCCCGACCCGCTCCATCATGCTGGAAGACGGCTCCATTCAGCCGCGCGTCTCGCTAATCCGGCCGACGGATGAGCTCCGCTTCGAAGTCCGGCAGCTCGAAGAGACCAGCTGGCAGGAAATAGACGAGCAGGCTTTCGCAAATGCCTGGGATGCCGAGGTTGCCGCCGTGCCCGAATTCTCGACGTCCACGGTGCACATCGTCAGCGGATTGCTGCTGCCGATCTGGAAACTGCTGCCACAGGATTTCTGCCGGGTGCGGCGTCTGCAGACCGATGACGGCGAGCGGATCGTCGGCCGCGTCATTGCTCCGGATCGGCTCGCTGGCCTTTGCCGCAACTTCGGGATCGATCAGACGCAAGTGCTGAGCGGCGACCAAGCGTGGGCGGCGCTGGTCGACGGATCCTCGATTGTCGGTCTTGCCGGTGACATGACGCTCCGCCGCGTGCGTGTGATGAACGAGTACCGCGTCGAACTGACCGGCTTTACCGACGGCATGCGCGACTGGCTGCGGTCTATCGGCCTGTTCTCCGAGATGATCAATTGGAAGCTGCGCTTCTTCGTGCCGCTGACAGATGAGGGTGCGGAGATACTGTCGAAGCTGATGCAGCGTCATCGCCTCATCGACATTGCGCGCCGGTCGTGACGGAGGTCTGCCATGCTTTCCGCTTCCGATCTGGCGGGCCGTCTCGCGCAAAACGCGGAGGCGGTCTGCCGCCACTATCTTTCCGCGGGCCGCCGGGCCGGTAATTACTGGCTCATCGGCGATGTCGACAACAACAAGGGCCGGTCGCTCTACGTGCATCTGGTCGGTCCGCGCGCCGGCAGGTGGACGGATGCCGCGACCGGTCAGTTCGGTGACCTGCTCGATCTCCTCCGCGAGACCTGTGGCCTCGTGGACTTCCGTGACGTTGCCGAGGAGGCGCGTCATTTTCTCAGTCTGCCCCAACCCGAACCGGTGTCAGACGTCAGGGGCGACGTCGGTGATGCCTCTCCGGTCGAGCGGCCGGCGACGGAGCAGGCACGACGGCTGTTTCGAATGACGCAGCCGTTGGCGGGTACGCTCGCCGATATCTATCTGCGCGAGCGTGGCATCTTGCGGGCGTCGACCCACGCGGCCCTGCGCTTCCACCCGTCATGCTACTATCGCAATTTCATGACTGGCCGGACGACGAGCTA includes:
- a CDS encoding DUF6117 family protein produces the protein MAIPDHARTNFDTLLRAAADGNLALLECLDAATREPRYVLCAVGRTNGEYVFTPFGHLADGNPYDAYLPPNPDDSTGFIVSATT
- a CDS encoding strawberry notch family protein; the encoded protein is MNIISHPQNISTTPRSHVASSAEGLMDAAAQVMFLLERGKTVATTDLRQIMNKIFGGSDAEGAWLWKEAYEATEIAQVLFLRKFRAIVSGTQSPQATLAMLTKVANLMPTHTRRSEESQARQQFSTPIPLAYVVSRAAGVIAADVVLEPSAGTGMMAIFAELAGARLALNEYAVVRYSLLQRLFPGVPVSQHDAAHIDDYLDRSIRPTVVLMNPPFSAGVHVEGRVADAAWRHLASAFARLAPGGRLVAITGASLSPDNPAWRDVFVRLQEKGTVLFTAAIDGSIYARHGTTKETRLIVIDKIQAGDPSKLVTSKGTAHDLETLLTWITGLPPRAPAAASNSIGALSNGSLRADTMRPAAVAAPAYRPAVGGQAQPAATVRPIPVDDEIIELSYELRDARPKDEANAADGIYETYRLQSIHVPDAKPHPDTLVESVAMASVAPPKPSYRPHLPKRIVTNGDLSDAQLESVIYAGEAHSRYLAGHWSADASFDNLKAVAPDVEDAVRFRRGWFLGDGTGAGKGRQAAGIILDNWLKGRRRHVWISKSDKLIEDAQRDWSALGQEKLLVTPLSRFRQGKPIKLEEGILFTTFATLRSDEREGKRSRVQQIVDWLGQEAGSGKDGTGNAKSFDGVVVFDEGHAMANAAGGKTERGDKAASQQGRAGLRLQRAVPDARVVYVSATGATDVESLAYAERLGLWGSSDFPFPSRSEFIAAIEDGGVAAMEVLARDLKAMGLYASRSLSFEGVEYEILEHELTEEQIRIYDAYAEVFQVIHNHLDAAMEASGIIGKTGTLNRQAKAAARSAFESSKQRFFNHLLTSMKTPALLAVTAGDLEDGHAAIIQIVSTGAALTERRLAQIPTEEWGDLQVDVTPREYVIDYLMHSFPVQLFEEFSDAEGNLSSRPVHDANGNPVICREAERRRDELVETLGSLAAIPTALDQIVQHFGTSQVAEITGRSRRIVRREDGSTIARYAVQNRPGSANLDEARAFMDDEKGILVFSDAGGTGRSYHADLTAKNQRLRLHNLLEAGWRADVAIQGLGRSHRTNQKQPPRFRMIATNVKAERRFLSTIARRLDTLGAITRGQRQTGGQGMFRSEDNLESQYARDALRQFYGLLHAGRIEGCSLETFESITGLSLTSEEGGLKDELPPIQTFLNRMLALTITMQNVLFEAFEQLLAARIEGAIAAGIYDKGLETITADSMTVTDRRLIYTHPVTGARSHLLTIERRDRNAPMQLEDVQTLVSQDPRAKLMINGKSGRAAVTVPTRSIMLEDGSIQPRVSLIRPTDELRFEVRQLEETSWQEIDEQAFANAWDAEVAAVPEFSTSTVHIVSGLLLPIWKLLPQDFCRVRRLQTDDGERIVGRVIAPDRLAGLCRNFGIDQTQVLSGDQAWAALVDGSSIVGLAGDMTLRRVRVMNEYRVELTGFTDGMRDWLRSIGLFSEMINWKLRFFVPLTDEGAEILSKLMQRHRLIDIARRS
- a CDS encoding ParB/RepB/Spo0J family partition protein; this translates as MAQAIQKITLSAARDIPFNKLVLSQQNVRKIKAGVSIEDLAEDIAHRGLLTSLNVRPELDDDGNETGSYRIPAGGRRYRALERLVAQKRLAKTAGVPCIVSQGETLEVEDSLAENVQRVSLHPLDQFRAFQTLREQGLGEEEIAARFFVSVATVRQRLRLASVSPRLLDLYAEDEMTLEQIMAFSITNDHVRQEQVWDTISRSHSREPYYVRRLLTETAIRASDRRAVYVGIDAYEAAGGVTMRDLFEQDQGGWLQDPALLEQLVMEKLKADAEAIRISGGWKWVEAAFDFPYGHTSGLRRVYGEQAEMTEDELARYDATRAEYDKLDAEYAEANEYSEATEQELEELGSELDRLNDRPFVFDPQDIARGGVFVSLGASGEIKIERGFVRPEDEPQAEVDPSTDGGDGRADHGSALAVTGAAGGEDTQPDDEDEAIKPLPDRLVLDLTAARTVALRNALANNPVIAFIGVLHALVLKTFYVYGSDSCLEVTLQSARFSQTPGLGDTVWAKEIDQRHDGWGQDLPKDPNDLWDFLIKLDEVSRQALFAHCTSLSVNAVIEPWNKRARAIAHAEQLARSIGFDMVEAGWTSTADNYLGRVTKARILQAVREAKGDQAAELIGHLKKTDMAREAERLMTGSSWLPEPLRMMVEGGTIEHNAVGDTIGSDEGETIFEAQDLPVFLLDEPETSDDDTGDTEREIGGEHLAAAE